From Spirosoma aerolatum, one genomic window encodes:
- a CDS encoding APC family permease, with the protein METKLKTVDTSVMRKKPLSAYAADAQKSELKRVLTRWGLTSLGIGAVIGGGIFVLTGIAAREWAGPALALAFVIAGVACTFAALCYAEFASILPVEGSAYAYSYGTVGELFAWLIGWNLILEYMMGATTVAVSWSGYFEKFLHLFHIEPPLWLMNDPVTAHEKADALRAAGTAVPDFTFAINLPALLIVWVVTYILVKGIKEAASTNNLIVMLKVATVIFVIIAGAFFVDTANWTPFIPNAVTDDTGQTHFGVPGIVTAAGIVFFAYIGFDAVSTQAGEAINPKKDVPFAIIASLLICTALYILVSLVLTGMVKYDTLDLKAPVAQAFADAGLTWAVYLITIAAIAGLTSVMLVMMLGQTRVFLGMAKDGLLPKGLFASIHPTFKTPWKSTIFVGTIVSIVAAVTPIDKVSQLTSSGTLFAFAMICGAVWLLRVREPNLERPYRTPVLPVIATCGILANLYLMWNLRTDTKITFVVWCIIGLIVYFAYSRKHSNLNNPEE; encoded by the coding sequence ATGGAGACTAAACTAAAAACAGTTGATACCAGCGTCATGCGTAAGAAGCCGCTTTCGGCTTATGCGGCAGATGCCCAGAAAAGTGAACTAAAACGTGTACTAACCCGCTGGGGACTAACGTCTCTAGGTATTGGAGCCGTTATTGGTGGTGGCATTTTCGTATTGACTGGGATTGCTGCCCGCGAATGGGCAGGCCCCGCACTGGCATTAGCCTTCGTTATTGCAGGGGTTGCCTGTACGTTTGCCGCCTTATGTTATGCTGAATTTGCATCAATCCTGCCCGTTGAAGGTTCGGCCTATGCATACTCTTACGGCACTGTTGGTGAATTGTTTGCCTGGCTCATCGGCTGGAACCTTATTCTGGAGTACATGATGGGCGCTACTACTGTAGCGGTGAGCTGGTCGGGATATTTTGAGAAATTCCTCCATTTATTCCATATAGAACCGCCCTTATGGCTTATGAACGACCCGGTTACCGCCCATGAAAAAGCCGATGCACTGCGGGCTGCCGGTACTGCTGTCCCCGATTTTACATTTGCCATCAACCTGCCCGCCCTACTGATTGTATGGGTCGTGACCTACATCCTTGTGAAGGGTATTAAAGAAGCTGCCAGCACCAATAACCTGATTGTGATGCTAAAAGTAGCAACAGTCATTTTTGTGATCATTGCCGGGGCTTTCTTTGTCGATACTGCCAACTGGACCCCATTTATTCCGAATGCCGTTACCGACGATACAGGCCAAACCCATTTTGGTGTTCCCGGTATCGTTACGGCAGCTGGTATCGTTTTCTTTGCTTATATCGGCTTTGATGCCGTTTCGACACAAGCTGGTGAAGCCATCAATCCAAAGAAAGACGTTCCATTCGCTATCATTGCATCGCTTCTGATTTGTACGGCTCTATACATTTTGGTTTCGCTGGTACTGACAGGTATGGTTAAGTACGACACACTGGACCTGAAAGCGCCTGTTGCGCAGGCCTTTGCCGATGCTGGCTTAACCTGGGCGGTGTACCTGATTACGATTGCTGCTATTGCCGGTCTAACCTCTGTAATGCTGGTGATGATGCTGGGACAAACCCGCGTTTTTCTGGGCATGGCCAAAGATGGTCTTTTACCCAAAGGGCTATTCGCGTCGATTCACCCTACCTTTAAAACCCCTTGGAAGAGTACCATCTTTGTCGGGACCATCGTTTCGATTGTAGCAGCCGTTACTCCGATCGATAAAGTATCGCAGTTAACCAGTTCGGGGACCCTGTTCGCGTTTGCCATGATTTGTGGAGCCGTTTGGCTGCTACGCGTTCGGGAGCCAAATCTGGAACGCCCCTATCGTACACCAGTCCTGCCTGTCATTGCTACCTGTGGCATTTTGGCGAATCTGTACCTGATGTGGAACCTGCGTACCGATACAAAAATCACCTTCGTTGTTTGGTGTATCATCGGCCTTATCGTGTATTTCGCCTATAGCCGCAAGCACAGTAATTTGAATAACCCAGAAGAGTAA
- a CDS encoding M16 family metallopeptidase, translating to MVRFPILLNLLCGVSLVVAQPAPKPKTVAKPIASQAGSLNLNSPIPVDPAVKVGKLPNGLTYYIRKNAEPKNRAELRLVIRVGSVLENDNQQGLAHFMEHMEFNGTKNFPKNELVNYLQSAGIRFGADLNAYTGFDETVYQLPVPTDSANVFNKAFQILEDWAHNATIDPAEVDKERGVVLEERRLGRGAGQRMRDKYFPALLNNSQYSKRLPIGTEQVLTTFKTETLRQFYHDWYRPDLMAVVAVGDFDVKQVEGIIREKFGRIPAVKNPKPRTEYDIPSHKDTKVVIVTDPEQPNTVIQVIYKRPEIKEKTLNDLRESIKRGLFNTMLGNRIQELTQQANPPFLGGYSNYGDFLGNLDAFTSIAVAKGGNVEQAIRAVLNENARVKQFGFTATELERAKQEFMTSVEQAYSERNKTRSASFVNDYVQNFTEKEPYTSIEFYYDFLKKEQPGIKLAEVNALVDQFIHNDNRAVIVMAPEKEKDKLPTEAQILSYIDDAGKGLTAYEDKTVDSPLLATQPTASPVVNEKKISDIGVTEWTVKNGVKVVLKPTDFKNDQILFSANSFGGTSLYNLKDFQSARFSSTLTAMGGTGAYNQIQLGKFLAGKQVSVFPYVGELSEGVNGSAAPKDLETALQLLYSYFTQPRKDPDVVKGFLSNQRSALQNQINTPTPQKVFQDTVSVTLGANNPRRQPLTPDDLDKIDLDRALQIYQERFANGGDFRFFFVGNFKEDQIKPLIEKYLGGLPASDKSEKFNDLGIRIPSGQISKTVYKGLDPKASVQLVYSGDLTWSPETTTQLDALAEVLEIKLIEKLREEESGVYGVGASAAYAKYPVPRYTFRINFGCGPENVEKLIAKTQEQINELKQKGGLPADIAKFKAETRRETEIQLKDNQFWLGYLQNQYYNGDAPDEVLHENEQLDKVTVESTKASANKYLGQNFIRLVLMPEKSRK from the coding sequence ATGGTACGTTTTCCGATATTACTTAACCTGCTATGCGGTGTATCGCTGGTCGTTGCTCAGCCTGCGCCAAAACCAAAAACCGTTGCTAAACCAATAGCGTCCCAGGCTGGTAGCCTTAACCTGAACAGTCCAATTCCGGTCGACCCAGCCGTAAAAGTGGGTAAGCTGCCCAATGGTCTGACGTATTATATCCGTAAGAATGCCGAACCTAAAAACCGCGCTGAACTCCGGTTAGTGATTCGGGTGGGTTCGGTACTGGAAAATGATAACCAGCAGGGGCTGGCCCATTTCATGGAACACATGGAATTCAACGGCACGAAGAACTTTCCCAAAAACGAACTGGTCAATTACCTGCAATCGGCGGGCATTCGCTTTGGGGCCGACCTGAACGCGTATACAGGATTCGACGAAACGGTTTACCAGCTTCCTGTGCCGACCGACTCCGCCAATGTGTTCAATAAAGCCTTTCAGATTCTGGAAGACTGGGCGCATAACGCCACCATCGACCCTGCCGAAGTAGATAAAGAACGGGGTGTCGTACTGGAAGAACGACGTCTCGGACGGGGAGCGGGCCAGCGGATGCGCGATAAGTACTTTCCGGCGCTGCTTAATAATTCACAATACTCCAAACGGCTGCCCATTGGTACTGAACAAGTACTCACGACTTTCAAAACTGAAACTCTGCGGCAGTTCTACCATGACTGGTACCGTCCCGACCTGATGGCCGTTGTGGCCGTTGGTGATTTTGATGTGAAGCAGGTAGAAGGCATTATCCGGGAGAAGTTTGGCCGGATTCCAGCCGTTAAAAATCCAAAACCACGCACCGAGTACGATATTCCGTCGCACAAGGACACCAAAGTGGTTATCGTGACCGATCCCGAGCAGCCTAATACAGTCATTCAGGTGATTTACAAGCGCCCGGAAATTAAGGAGAAAACGCTGAACGATTTGCGGGAAAGTATTAAGCGTGGCCTGTTCAATACCATGCTCGGCAATCGGATTCAGGAATTAACCCAGCAGGCTAACCCCCCTTTCTTGGGAGGCTACAGTAACTATGGCGATTTCCTGGGTAATCTGGATGCGTTTACCTCGATTGCCGTTGCCAAAGGTGGCAATGTGGAACAGGCAATCCGGGCTGTACTCAACGAAAATGCCCGCGTTAAGCAGTTCGGTTTTACGGCTACCGAACTGGAACGGGCCAAACAGGAATTCATGACCAGTGTGGAGCAAGCCTATAGTGAACGGAACAAGACCCGTTCGGCCAGCTTTGTGAACGACTACGTGCAGAATTTCACAGAGAAAGAACCCTACACCAGCATCGAATTCTATTATGACTTCCTGAAAAAAGAACAGCCGGGTATCAAATTAGCCGAAGTGAATGCGCTGGTCGATCAGTTTATCCACAACGATAACCGGGCCGTTATTGTAATGGCTCCTGAGAAAGAAAAAGATAAGTTACCTACCGAAGCACAAATTCTAAGCTATATCGACGATGCTGGTAAAGGGCTGACGGCTTATGAAGATAAAACCGTCGATAGCCCCTTGCTGGCGACCCAACCAACAGCTTCGCCGGTCGTAAACGAAAAAAAGATCAGCGATATTGGCGTAACCGAATGGACAGTGAAAAATGGCGTGAAAGTGGTGCTGAAGCCTACCGACTTCAAAAACGACCAGATTTTGTTTTCGGCTAATAGTTTTGGGGGAACGTCTCTCTATAACCTTAAGGATTTTCAATCAGCCCGGTTTTCCTCTACCCTAACGGCTATGGGTGGAACGGGGGCTTATAACCAGATTCAACTGGGGAAATTTCTGGCGGGTAAACAGGTCAGCGTCTTTCCGTATGTGGGTGAGTTGAGCGAAGGTGTCAATGGCAGTGCGGCCCCGAAAGACCTGGAAACGGCTTTGCAATTACTGTACAGCTATTTTACCCAGCCTCGTAAAGACCCTGACGTGGTAAAAGGTTTCCTGTCGAATCAGCGCAGTGCGTTGCAGAATCAGATCAATACGCCTACACCTCAAAAGGTATTTCAGGATACGGTATCGGTAACGCTGGGCGCTAACAATCCCCGTCGTCAGCCGCTGACGCCCGACGATCTGGACAAAATTGATCTGGACCGCGCTTTGCAAATTTATCAGGAACGCTTTGCCAATGGGGGGGACTTCCGGTTTTTCTTTGTCGGTAATTTTAAAGAAGATCAAATCAAGCCGCTGATCGAAAAATACCTGGGTGGTCTACCGGCTTCCGATAAGTCTGAAAAATTCAACGACCTGGGTATTCGGATTCCATCGGGGCAGATCAGCAAAACGGTGTATAAGGGCCTTGACCCCAAAGCATCGGTGCAACTGGTATACAGTGGCGATCTGACCTGGTCGCCTGAAACAACAACACAACTCGACGCGCTGGCCGAAGTATTGGAAATCAAATTAATTGAAAAGCTTCGGGAAGAAGAGAGTGGCGTATATGGGGTAGGGGCAAGCGCTGCTTATGCAAAATATCCAGTGCCACGTTATACCTTCCGGATCAACTTCGGTTGTGGCCCCGAAAATGTCGAAAAACTGATTGCTAAAACGCAGGAGCAGATCAACGAGTTGAAGCAGAAAGGAGGCCTACCCGCCGACATTGCTAAATTCAAAGCCGAAACCCGCCGGGAAACCGAAATCCAGTTGAAAGACAATCAGTTCTGGCTCGGCTATTTACAGAACCAGTATTACAATGGCGATGCCCCCGACGAAGTCCTGCACGAAAATGAACAGTTGGACAAAGTAACCGTCGAAAGCACAAAGGCTTCGGCCAATAAATATCTGGGTCAAAACTTTATCCGGTTAGTATTGATGCCGGAAAAAAGCCGTAAATAA
- a CDS encoding nitrate reductase associated protein gives MKPVAVVPTFFEFESDFVDSLRCIPMIVRYKLDTCGIKLKLPEWVKLTVVEKARLAEQPCYNSAEIAQYRQDLIDLVQRRCHHTVSELGEVNPTWAYLGEVPDEVQLKAQEWECTPLTLQQWLQLDVLQRFALVKLSRSGHEGANFPRAMREFLLLSD, from the coding sequence ATGAAACCAGTTGCCGTAGTACCAACTTTCTTCGAATTTGAAAGCGATTTTGTCGATTCGCTTCGTTGCATTCCCATGATTGTCCGGTATAAACTCGATACCTGCGGCATCAAACTAAAACTGCCCGAGTGGGTAAAGCTCACCGTTGTCGAGAAAGCCCGTCTGGCCGAACAACCTTGTTATAACTCTGCCGAGATCGCGCAGTATCGACAGGATTTAATCGATCTGGTTCAACGTCGTTGCCACCATACCGTTAGCGAGTTGGGCGAGGTGAATCCAACCTGGGCATATCTGGGTGAAGTCCCAGACGAAGTACAGCTAAAAGCACAGGAATGGGAATGTACACCTCTAACCCTACAACAATGGCTTCAACTCGATGTATTACAGCGTTTTGCGCTAGTAAAGTTGAGTCGATCAGGCCACGAAGGAGCAAATTTCCCAAGGGCAATGCGGGAGTTTCTTTTATTGAGTGATTAA
- a CDS encoding sulfite exporter TauE/SafE family protein: MHTQEAIGYASALIIGIVLGLTGGGGSILTVPIFVYVFQIPPVLATTYSLFVVGSTSLVGSVNHIWKGQVDLRVTSAFALPSFISVYLTRRFLVPTLPDPLFQFEHFRLSKSDAILYFFAIVMILAARSMIRSERPEQGEAADGKPRYGNLALDGLSVGLLTGTIGAGGGFLIVPMLVLLAGLTMHRAVATSILIIAVNSFVGFLGDIHHTDLNWNFLLPFTGLSIIGIFIGMYLARFIPPDRLKKGFGWFVLAVATYIILKEILQFKLKSH; the protein is encoded by the coding sequence ATGCATACACAGGAAGCTATCGGCTATGCGTCAGCCCTCATTATCGGAATTGTACTTGGCTTGACCGGAGGAGGGGGATCGATTCTGACGGTTCCTATTTTTGTGTACGTTTTCCAGATTCCTCCTGTACTAGCGACGACATATTCACTATTTGTAGTAGGCTCTACTTCATTAGTCGGCTCGGTCAATCATATCTGGAAAGGTCAGGTCGACTTACGGGTGACGTCTGCCTTTGCATTGCCCTCATTTATTTCTGTCTACCTTACCCGACGATTTCTGGTCCCTACATTACCCGACCCTTTGTTTCAGTTTGAGCACTTTCGGCTCTCGAAAAGTGATGCCATCCTTTATTTTTTCGCGATTGTTATGATTTTGGCCGCTCGGTCTATGATTCGGAGCGAACGGCCCGAACAGGGGGAGGCTGCTGATGGAAAGCCCCGTTACGGTAATCTGGCCCTCGATGGCCTGTCGGTAGGGCTACTGACAGGTACGATTGGAGCCGGTGGCGGTTTTCTGATTGTACCAATGCTCGTTTTGCTGGCCGGACTGACCATGCATCGGGCCGTAGCCACCTCCATCCTAATTATTGCGGTTAATTCGTTCGTAGGCTTTCTGGGCGACATTCACCATACCGATCTTAACTGGAATTTTCTGCTGCCCTTTACCGGATTATCCATCATCGGTATTTTTATTGGGATGTATCTAGCCCGCTTTATCCCACCTGACCGTCTAAAAAAAGGTTTTGGCTGGTTCGTGCTGGCGGTAGCAACCTATATAATTCTGAAAGAGATCCTGCAGTTTAAACTAAAAAGCCACTGA